In Candidatus Obscuribacterales bacterium, the following are encoded in one genomic region:
- the purF gene encoding amidophosphoribosyltransferase — protein sequence MMPNSADCFSSDLHWDDDLPLDKPEEACGVFGIYAPGEDVAKLTYFGLYALQHRGQESAGIATFDGSQVYSHKDMGLVSQVFNEGVLNKLPGHLAVGHTRYSTTGSSRISNAQPALVETRLGTLALAHNGNLVNTADLRDELTDSEFDILTTTDSELIALAIAQEVNRGKTWLEGSISAFGRCQGAFSLTIATPDGVMGVRDLNGIRPLVIGLLPSDEPDQPRRYVLASETCGLDIIGAEYIRDVEPGEVVWLNEEGMASFHWAPQSSRKLCVFEMIYFARPDSIMHDESLYSYRMRLGKRLALESPADVDIVIGVPDSGIPAAIGFSQQSEIPYAEGLIKNRYVGRTFIQPTQSMRESGIRMKLNPLRDVLEGKRVLMVDDSIVRGTTSRKIVKALRDAGATEVHMRISSPPVTHPCFYGIDTDSQNQLIAATHSVEAIKEQIGVDSLAYLSWQGMLEETREDTTSFCSACFTGNYPTPLSEPIKRTKLLLEPVPPTPASV from the coding sequence ATGATGCCTAACTCTGCTGACTGTTTCTCCTCCGATCTCCATTGGGATGATGACTTGCCATTGGATAAACCCGAAGAAGCCTGTGGTGTGTTTGGCATCTATGCACCGGGAGAAGATGTAGCCAAGCTAACCTATTTTGGGCTCTACGCATTACAACATCGAGGGCAAGAGTCGGCAGGCATTGCCACCTTTGATGGTTCCCAGGTCTATAGCCACAAAGACATGGGTCTGGTATCCCAGGTCTTCAACGAAGGTGTTTTGAACAAGCTGCCAGGGCATTTAGCCGTGGGACATACCCGCTACTCCACGACGGGGTCGAGCCGCATTTCCAATGCCCAGCCAGCTCTCGTGGAAACGCGTCTGGGCACCCTCGCCCTCGCCCATAACGGCAACTTGGTGAATACCGCTGACCTACGGGACGAACTCACCGATTCGGAGTTTGACATCCTCACCACCACCGACTCGGAACTGATTGCCCTAGCGATCGCCCAAGAGGTGAACCGAGGGAAGACTTGGCTAGAAGGCAGCATCAGTGCCTTTGGCCGTTGCCAGGGTGCCTTTAGTTTGACGATCGCCACCCCGGATGGCGTCATGGGCGTGCGGGATCTCAACGGCATTCGTCCTTTAGTGATTGGGCTCTTGCCTAGCGATGAACCGGATCAACCCCGTCGGTATGTACTGGCCTCTGAAACCTGCGGGCTCGATATTATTGGCGCAGAATATATCCGCGATGTAGAGCCAGGGGAAGTGGTGTGGCTGAATGAAGAAGGAATGGCGTCCTTCCATTGGGCACCCCAATCCTCGCGCAAGCTCTGCGTATTCGAGATGATTTACTTTGCCCGCCCCGATAGCATCATGCATGATGAGTCGCTCTATAGCTACCGGATGCGTTTAGGTAAGCGCCTAGCCCTAGAATCGCCAGCCGATGTAGATATTGTCATTGGTGTACCGGATTCTGGTATCCCGGCAGCGATCGGCTTTTCGCAACAGTCTGAGATTCCCTACGCCGAAGGACTGATCAAAAACCGTTATGTGGGTCGTACGTTCATTCAGCCGACCCAGTCCATGCGGGAGTCTGGCATTCGCATGAAGCTCAACCCCCTGCGGGATGTGTTAGAAGGCAAGCGGGTGCTGATGGTCGATGATTCTATCGTGCGAGGCACCACCAGCCGCAAGATTGTGAAGGCACTGCGGGATGCAGGTGCAACGGAAGTACATATGCGGATTTCCTCGCCGCCGGTGACCCATCCTTGTTTCTACGGCATTGACACCGATAGCCAAAATCAACTGATTGCCGCCACCCACTCCGTTGAGGCCATTAAGGAGCAGATTGGCGTAGACTCTCTTGCCTATCTCAGTTGGCAAGGGATGCTAGAAGAAACAAGGGAAGATACCACTAGCTTCTGTTCAGCCTGCTTTACAGGAAACTATCCCACTCCCTTATCTGAGCCAATTAAGCGCACCAAACTGCTGCTTGAACCCGTTCCGCCAACCCCAGCGTCGGTTTAG